In a single window of the Acyrthosiphon pisum isolate AL4f chromosome X, pea_aphid_22Mar2018_4r6ur, whole genome shotgun sequence genome:
- the LOC107883579 gene encoding uncharacterized protein LOC107883579: MPRNRVKSTNRGTTSERTMQKAALLCLDNLMSEQSAATKFNICHASLTRYMEKFKRHRGTGSCLPKFGHRSHNKIFNDFQEKQLADYVRISADMYFGLNSKNIGKLAYEFSVKLDSKVPKSWRRKKVAGPDWITDFLKRNPSLFISLPKATSISRAINFNPENLKHFMDRYESILSKYKFQAHDIYNMDEIRVTFVQKTGKIVASRGYKHNKAIISGKDSTVNMYLAINAAGNLIPPMHIFSKAANNSKFMQGVEFLKIMKKFAKYVRPSVDKKVLILLDNHKTHICLPVIDFCKKAGILLLSFPPHGFRKLQPLKRSVYRPFNTFLNQNISAWIENNQGIKLRTYDVPLVSSSTSALVSAATPQNIINGFAITGIWPLNRDAFTKDTFTPAVFEDIDNMLIDNVDKEPINDVMRGDLKNTITELPANVGIMPHLETEESSTLSILSYDLDNDLIQNDYNEIKKMSYYELNNPGKKFEEIGKMYEDNVDQEPINDAMRELKNSITELPMNVGIMPHLETEANSIPSFPFSNSFLNEETSVFSYSVTAPETYNLIGKLKAEQLRKEFENDSIVTPENSFIIDDSLRAPETYNLIRKLRAELYQKKK; encoded by the coding sequence ATGCCTCGCAATCGAGTGAAATCCACAAATAGAGGTACCACATCGGAGAGAACTATGCAAAAAGCAGCACTACTATGTTTGGATAATCTTATGTCGGAACAATCTGCAgctacaaaatttaatatttgccaTGCAAGTTTAACCAGGTACATGGAAAAGTTTAAACGCCATAGGGGAACAGGTAGTTGTCTACCAAAATTCGGTCACCGgtcacataataaaatatttaacgactTTCAAGAAAAACAACTTGCAGATTACGTACGAATTTCCGCAGATATGTATTTTggtttaaattctaaaaatattggtaaactAGCTTATGAATTTTCAGTTAAACTTGATTCAAAAGTACCAAAAAGTTGGAGACGAAAGAAGGTAGCCGGTCCTGATTGGATTACAGACTTTTTAAAAAGAAACCCATCACTGTTCATTAGTCTCCCAAAAGCGACTAGTATATCAAGGGCTATTAATTTCAACCcagaaaatctaaaacattttatgGATAGATATGAGTCAATTTTATCAAAGTACAAATTTCAAGCACATGATATTTACAACATGGATGAAATAAGGGTTACATTTGTCCAAAAAACAGGAAAAATAGTAGCATCTCGaggttataaacataataaagcGATCATTAGTGGCAAAGATAGTACAGTTAACATGTACTTAGCTATAAATGCTGCGGGCAACCTTATTCCTCCCATGCATATATTTTCTAAGGCTGCCAATAATTCAAAGTTTATGCAAGGCGTTGAgttcttaaaaattatgaagaaatttGCCAAATATGTCAGACCTTCAGTTGATAAAAAAGTTCTTATTCTACTTGACAACCATAAAACCCACATATGTTTGCCAGTGATTGATTTTTGCAAGAAAGCtggcattttattattatcatttccaCCTCACGGTTTTCGTAAACTCCAGCCATTGAAAAGATCCGTGTATAGaccatttaatacatttttgaaccaAAATATATCGGCCTGGATTGAAAATAATCAAGGGATAAAATTAAGAACATATGATGTGCCTTTAGTGTCATCTAGTACAAGTGCATTAGTTAGTGCTGCTACacctcaaaatattattaacggaTTCGCTATAACTGGGATTTGGCCTTTAAATCGAGATGCATTTACTAAGGATACATTTACGCCAGCAGTTTTTGAAGATATTGACAATATGTTAATAGATAATGTCGATAAAGAACCAATAAATGATGTAATGAGAGGAGATCTAAAAAATACCATTACTGAATTACCAGCGAATGTTGGCATTATGCCTCATTTGGAGACAGAAGAAAGTTCAACTCTTTCCATTCTCTCTTATGATCTAGACAACGATCTTATtcaaaatgattataatgaGATTaagaaaatgtcatattatgaaCTAAATAATCCAGGGAAAAAATTTGAAGAAATTGGCAAAATGTATGAAGATAATGTTGATCAAGAACCAATAAATGATGCAATGAGAGAGCTAAAAAATAGCATTACTGAATTACCAATGAATGTTGGCATTATGCCTCATTTGGAGACAGAAGCAAATTCAATTCCTTCCTTTCCCTTTtctaattcttttttaaatgaaGAAACTTCTGTCTTTTCTTATTCAGTTACGGCTCCAGAAACTTATAATCTGATTGGGAAACTAAAAGCTGAACAACTAAgaaaagaatttgaaaatgattCTATTGTTACTCCAGAAAATTCTTTCATTATTGATGATTCACTCAGGGCTCCAGAAACTTATAATCTGATTAGGAAACTACGAGCTGaactatatcaaaaaaaaaaatga